The region ACGATCGTAATGGGCGATAGGGATGCCGGTGGTGGTTCAACGCTGACACAACAGTTGGCCAAAAATTTATTTCCCCGCGATACCAGCCATAACCAGTTGAGCATAACGCGCAAATCAAAGCTTGTTCTTGCTAAATTAAAGGAATGGGTTACCGCAGTAAAGTTGGAACGAAACTATACTAAGGACGAGATTCTTTCTATGTATCTTAATACTGTTCCTTTTGGTGGAACGGTGTTTGGGATAAAGTCAGCGGCTAAAACTTACTTTAATACCTCCCCCGATAGTTTATCCATCGAGCAAGCGGCCTTGCTGGCCGGTTTGGTAAATGCGCCAACCCGTTATAGTCCAGTCCGGAATCCCGAGCGATCGCTGGCGCGGAGAAATCTCGTTATCGAAAAAATGGCACGCTATGGATTTATTGGAGATGTTTTGGCTGATTCTTTAAAGAAACAGCCAGTAGTGCTCCATTACCAAGTTCAGGATCATAATGAGGGGTTGGCTACCTATTTCAGGGAGACACTACGGATCATACTTACTGCAACGGAACCGGTTAAGGAAAACTTTATTTCGGAGGATAGTTATAAGACTGATTCATTGGAGTGGGCGACCAATCCACTGTATGGCTGGTGCAATAAAAACATTAAAGCGGATGGTTCACCTTATAATATATACCGCGATGGGTTGCGGATTTATTCAACCCTAAACGGCAAAATGCAAGAGTACGCCGAAGAGGCCGTTGTGGCTCACCTTTCCCAAAGCGTTCAACCGGCTTTTGACAAAGAACAGAAGAGCAAAGGCTACCCAGTATACTCACGGGATGTTCCGCGTGACCAAGTGGAGAGGATCCTTGAACAAGCAATGCGGCAATCACCGCGCTACTATTATTTAAGGCAAAACGGTCTATCGGAGGAGCAAATCAAGCGTAGTTTCAACACAAAAACCTCAATGACTGTATTCACCTATAAGGGAGAGCGCGATACAGTTATGACACCATTGGATAGCATTAAACACTACAAGCGTTACCTGAGGGCAGGGTTTATGGCTATGGATCCACATACTGGTTATGTAAAGGCTTACGTGGGAGGCCCCAACTATCGTTACTTCAAATACGATCAGGTAACCAAGGGTAAGCGCCAGGTAGGTTCTACTATAAAGCCATTCTTATATACCTTAGCTATGCAGGAGGGTTATTCTCCGTGCCGTTTGGTACCCAATGTTCCTCAGACATTTGTGGTTGGAGATTCTACTTGGACTCCTACGAACTCTGGCGATACTGACTACGATGGACAAATGGTAACCCTGAAGTGGGGCTTGGCGAATTCGGTCAATAACATATCCGCTTGGTTGATGAAGCAGTTTAATCCTCAGAATGTTGTAGAGATAAGCCATAAGTTGGGGATAAAGAGTTTTATCGATCCGGTTGTATCCATATTCCTTGGGACATCCGATTTTACTGTTGCTGAGATGGTTGGGGCTTATGCCACTTATGCAAACAGAGGAATTCATATCGATCCGTTATACGTTACTCGAATTGAAGATAAAAACGGGAATGTGTTGGCTACATTCAAAACAAAGAAAAACGAAGCTATAAGCGAGCAAACCGCCTACTTAATGATTAATCTTCTTCAAGGGGTTATTGATCATGGAACCGGACGTCGGTTACGCTATCGCTACCAGCTTCCGGGACCTCTTGCAGGTAAGACAGGAACTACAAATAATCAATCTGATGGTTGGTTTATGGGTATCACCCCTAATTTAGTGGGAGGAGCATGGGTAGGTGGCGAGGATAGGGCAATTCATTTTGAAGGTATTACGCAAGGACAGGGCGCGAGTATGGCTCTTCCGATTTGGGGGATGTTCCTTCAAAAGGTTTATGCCGATCCTTCCCTTGGGATAAATGGATCCAGCATATTTGCGAAGCCTGTATCGCTATCGGTAGATATTGATTGCCCTGTGATGGCGGCCGATATTGAGTCCGAAAAAAACAATAATGGTTTTTTTGACTAAAGTGCTCTAAGCAATTACTCCTGGGGTTGCTTAATCCCAGGGATAGAGGCAATTAGCTGCTTGGTGTATTCGCTCGATGGATGCAGGTAAACATCGTCGCTTAATCCTTCCTCTTGAATAGCTCCATCCTTTAGTACGATTACTCTATCGCTCATATGCTTAACTACCGAGAGGTCGTGGGATATGAAAAGGTAGGTTAGTCCTTTTTCTGCCTTCAATCGGTTTAGAAGATTTAGAATTCCGGCTTGGACGGAAACATCGAGAGCCGACACCGATTCGTCACATATGATTAATTCGGGATCTACAGCCAAGGCACGTGCAATGCATATACGCTGACGCTGACCGCCGGAAAATTCATGGGGGTATTTTCTTTCGCTGCCTTCGGGTAGGTTTACTTCATTCAAAAGTTCGAGAACCCTCTTTTTTGTTTGTGCACCACTCGTTAACTTGTGGATCAGCATAGGTTCAGAAAGAATATTCTCAACGGTGTGCTTCGGGTTTAGCGATGAGAATGGGTCCTGAAAAATAAGTTGCACATTTCTCCTGAATTGCTTGTAGTCTGACCCTTTCAGC is a window of Williamwhitmania taraxaci DNA encoding:
- a CDS encoding penicillin-binding protein 1A — protein: MKNSLSFKKKFLIWFWAILAFPLVVAVVLFTLITLEVFGPMPSFEDLENPTSNLASEVYSEDNVLLGKYYIENRSYTSYEELSPNIENALISIEDVRFRSHSGIDFRGLGRVLVKTIVMGDRDAGGGSTLTQQLAKNLFPRDTSHNQLSITRKSKLVLAKLKEWVTAVKLERNYTKDEILSMYLNTVPFGGTVFGIKSAAKTYFNTSPDSLSIEQAALLAGLVNAPTRYSPVRNPERSLARRNLVIEKMARYGFIGDVLADSLKKQPVVLHYQVQDHNEGLATYFRETLRIILTATEPVKENFISEDSYKTDSLEWATNPLYGWCNKNIKADGSPYNIYRDGLRIYSTLNGKMQEYAEEAVVAHLSQSVQPAFDKEQKSKGYPVYSRDVPRDQVERILEQAMRQSPRYYYLRQNGLSEEQIKRSFNTKTSMTVFTYKGERDTVMTPLDSIKHYKRYLRAGFMAMDPHTGYVKAYVGGPNYRYFKYDQVTKGKRQVGSTIKPFLYTLAMQEGYSPCRLVPNVPQTFVVGDSTWTPTNSGDTDYDGQMVTLKWGLANSVNNISAWLMKQFNPQNVVEISHKLGIKSFIDPVVSIFLGTSDFTVAEMVGAYATYANRGIHIDPLYVTRIEDKNGNVLATFKTKKNEAISEQTAYLMINLLQGVIDHGTGRRLRYRYQLPGPLAGKTGTTNNQSDGWFMGITPNLVGGAWVGGEDRAIHFEGITQGQGASMALPIWGMFLQKVYADPSLGINGSSIFAKPVSLSVDIDCPVMAADIESEKNNNGFFD